The proteins below are encoded in one region of Cololabis saira isolate AMF1-May2022 chromosome 21, fColSai1.1, whole genome shotgun sequence:
- the timp2b gene encoding metalloproteinase inhibitor 2b — MTWTMNSCFVTVAILFLWRVEEMAEACSCSPAHPQQAFCNSDVVIRARVVGVQEVDAGNDIYGHPIKRIKYDIKQIKMFKGPTHDIDAVYTAPSSAVCGVTLDYNGRKEYLIAGKIEADGTMHITLCDFIEQWEVLSATQKKSLTLRYENGCDCKITRCTSVPCMINSPTECLWTDWVMEKTVNGEQAKHYACIKRSDDSCAWYRGSAPPKKDFLDIEDP; from the exons ATGACCTGGACGATGAACAGCTGTTTTGTCACTGTGGCCATACTGTTTCTTTGGCGAGTGGAAGAAATGGCAGAAGCCTGCAGCTGCTCTCCTGCGCATCCTCAGCAGGCGTTTTGCAACTCAGATGTCG TTATCAGGGCAAGAGTGGTTGGAGTCCAGGAGGTTGATGCTGGCAATGATATCTATGGACATCCCATCAAACGGATCAAGTATGACATCAAACAGATCAAG ATGTTTAAAGGTCCCACCCATGACATTGATGCCGTCTACACTGCTCCGTCCTCTGCAGTGTGTGGAGTGACTCTGGATTATAATGGAAGGAAAGAGTATCTTATCGCAG GTAAGATTGAGGCCGATGGGACGATGCACATCACTCTGTGCGACTTCATTGAGCAGTGGGAAGTCCTGAGTGCCACCCAGAAGAAGAGCCTGACTCTGCGCTACGAGAATGGCTGTGACTGCAAG ATCACCCGCTGCACTTCCGTCCCCTGCATGATCAACAGCCCCACAGAGTGCCTTTGGACAGACTGGGTGATGGAGAAGACGGTCAACGGAGAGCAAGCCAAACATTACGCTTGTATCAAGAGGAGCGACGACTCGTGTGCCTGGTACAGGGGCAGTGCACCACCCAAAAAGGATTTCCTGGACATCGAAGACCCATAA